A single region of the Caballeronia insecticola genome encodes:
- a CDS encoding polysaccharide deacetylase family protein, whose amino-acid sequence MNKRNARAVPVLMYHHVSTSPGMITVKPEHFAAQMEYLASAGYRTIGSAQLAAFLRGEEVPAKSIVITFDDGYLDNWVHAHPVLQRHGFTALCFLVSSWPGEGGVRPNASHARTEFPRLLDHRAGEVAIENGRTDDVILRWSEIDAMREAGTFEFHSHTHTHVRWDQVTASTVEKRARLQDDLGAARKVLRARLGEASDHLCWPQGYYDDDYREVALNAGFRHFYTCHTGTNVGADPLERNASADAERTIKRLEVRDRPASWLASRLWVHTRPAISRAYLRVKR is encoded by the coding sequence ATGAATAAGCGTAACGCGCGCGCCGTGCCCGTGCTGATGTATCACCACGTCAGCACGTCGCCCGGCATGATCACCGTGAAGCCCGAGCATTTCGCGGCACAGATGGAGTATCTTGCAAGCGCAGGCTATCGCACGATCGGATCTGCGCAGCTTGCCGCTTTCTTGCGCGGCGAAGAAGTGCCCGCAAAATCGATCGTCATCACGTTCGACGATGGTTATCTCGACAACTGGGTCCACGCACATCCCGTGCTGCAAAGGCATGGCTTCACGGCGCTATGCTTTCTCGTAAGCAGCTGGCCGGGTGAGGGCGGCGTGCGTCCGAATGCGTCGCATGCGAGGACTGAGTTTCCACGCTTGCTGGATCATCGCGCAGGCGAAGTCGCAATCGAAAACGGCCGCACCGACGATGTCATTTTGCGCTGGTCCGAGATCGATGCGATGCGCGAAGCCGGCACGTTCGAGTTTCACAGTCACACCCATACGCATGTGCGCTGGGATCAGGTTACGGCATCGACTGTCGAAAAGCGCGCGCGCCTGCAAGACGATTTGGGCGCGGCGCGGAAAGTCCTGCGAGCACGCCTGGGCGAAGCGTCCGATCATTTGTGCTGGCCGCAAGGCTATTACGACGACGACTATCGCGAAGTCGCCTTAAACGCCGGCTTTCGCCATTTCTATACGTGTCATACGGGCACGAATGTCGGCGCGGATCCGCTCGAACGAAATGCGTCCGCCGATGCCGAGCGAACCATCAAGCGGCTGGAAGTGCGCGATCGGCCGGCGTCGTGGCTTGCGTCGCGTTTATGGGTGCATACGCGGCCTGCGATTAGCCGCGCTTATCTGCGCGTCAAGCGTTAG
- a CDS encoding glycosyltransferase has product MKILHSESSKGWGGQEIRTLKEMVAMRECGHTVELICPRDARIGLRCAEHGFTVHHARMRSGGDMHSMLHIKALLRHRAFDVLNTHSGHDSLVAGSAARLARTPLIVRTRHLALPISSLATYTWIPHRVIAVSHYVRRYLISAGVAEKRVQTIHDGIVKPEPVAHSTLRAELGLGNDALIACMVAIMRDEKGHEDLIAAVRPLLESHPDFHVVMAGDGPAFERIKGIVEGAGIAGRIHLLGFRTDVPNIFRGSDFFVLPTHQEALGQAFIEAMAAGLPVIGTHVDGVPELIENDVNGLLVQPRDPVSLRAAIARMIDEPELRQRLRSESLRILERGFTVSDMAYETVLFYRRALHERGHRR; this is encoded by the coding sequence TTGAAGATCTTGCATAGCGAGTCATCGAAAGGTTGGGGCGGCCAGGAGATTCGCACGTTGAAAGAGATGGTCGCCATGCGTGAATGCGGCCATACCGTCGAGCTGATCTGTCCGCGCGATGCGCGAATCGGGCTACGTTGCGCGGAGCATGGATTCACCGTCCATCACGCGCGCATGCGTAGCGGCGGCGACATGCATTCGATGCTGCACATCAAGGCGCTGTTGCGTCATCGCGCTTTCGACGTGCTCAACACGCATAGCGGCCACGATTCGCTTGTCGCCGGCTCGGCGGCGCGTCTGGCGCGAACACCGCTTATCGTACGCACGCGGCATCTTGCCTTGCCTATCAGTTCGCTCGCGACCTATACGTGGATTCCGCATCGCGTGATCGCGGTGAGTCATTACGTTCGTCGCTATCTGATTTCGGCAGGCGTGGCCGAGAAACGTGTTCAGACCATCCATGATGGCATCGTTAAACCTGAGCCCGTCGCGCATTCGACGCTGCGTGCAGAGTTAGGTCTTGGTAACGATGCGCTCATCGCTTGCATGGTCGCGATCATGCGTGACGAAAAAGGTCATGAAGATCTGATCGCGGCGGTGCGTCCGCTTCTGGAGTCGCATCCTGACTTTCACGTCGTGATGGCGGGCGATGGTCCGGCTTTCGAACGCATCAAAGGGATTGTCGAAGGCGCCGGCATCGCGGGGCGCATCCATCTGCTTGGCTTTCGCACCGACGTGCCGAACATCTTTCGCGGCAGTGATTTTTTCGTGTTGCCGACGCATCAGGAAGCGCTGGGGCAGGCCTTCATTGAAGCGATGGCTGCGGGCTTGCCGGTGATCGGCACGCACGTCGATGGTGTGCCCGAATTGATCGAGAACGATGTCAACGGTTTGCTCGTGCAGCCGCGTGATCCGGTTTCGCTGCGTGCGGCGATTGCGCGCATGATCGACGAACCGGAATTGCGGCAGCGGTTGCGCAGCGAGAGCCTGCGCATTCTGGAGCGTGGCTTCACGGTGAGCGACATGGCGTATGAAACGGTGCTCTTTTACCGACGCGCCTTGCATGAGCGAGGACATCGCCGATGA